From the Dama dama isolate Ldn47 chromosome 30, ASM3311817v1, whole genome shotgun sequence genome, the window tcaGAGTGTACACATCAATCTCAAACTCACCAAGAAATAGCTAGGGCATTTGACACGTCCCACAGGATATTGAGAGAGGAAGCTCAGCAATAGCTGGAAGGGGTTTTGCACAACTCTCCACTCCATAAACCATAGGGCTTAATAATTCCCTCAGAAACACAAGCCTCCAGGGTGCTCTTGGGATGCTAAACTCTCTGCTGCTCCCACATTCACACTCAACCCTCCTCCTCCCTTGTCTGTGGAGCAGAGAACAGGTGGCACATTACTTAACCAACTTTCAAAAGCTTAGTCACTTTTGCTTTTAATAGATGCCAGCAGTTGGTACTTGCCATCCTGTTATTATAGCAACAACCAAGGGTACTGCCACGCAGCCCTTGTTCCACCTGACAGAATCCATCCATGTGGCGTCAGTACAATGGAGGCTACACAGGATGGGGTGCTTGCGAGGTGATGGAGAAAGAGATTATAACGCATCACACCAAGAGTTGTTGACTCGGCTTCCAATTTTGTACTTGCCATCTGCTGATATACACTATTCCTCCTGTGTGAGGTAGTCAAgaggtttattttccttttaacttcATGTGCAATAACTGTCACCCTTTCACCTGCCAGTTTTCCCCCCTAGGTTGAATATTAGTTTAGATATCTGACTCAAACTATAAATTGGCGGTCCTTGAGGGAGACTTCCAAATTACTCAAGAAGGAAACTGCACGTTTAGGTCTGCTTGAATAGATGTCCACAAAACACCAACTTTCTCTGTGACCTGCCAAATTTCTACCGGCTGCTCAGGGAATAGTAGATTATGCACTTGGTGGAGTAATTTGATAACCCTGTGCTGTTGTCAAGACCGTAGGCAAACTGCGTTTGATAATAAGCTAGGGTTCTCCCGCTGCCTTTAAACATGAGAAAAATTGCCAAGTACACAACTAGACTTCTGGTGTCAAACTAAATGACACAAACTCGGGACTAAGTAATGTTGTTCTATGAGGCTATTTAAAATActgcagactttaaaaaaaatttgttttaaattaatttctattataaagtgaaagttgctcagtcatgtctgactctttgtgaccccatggactgtattctccaggccagaatactggactgggtagcctttcccttctccaggggatcttcccaacccaggcctcccgcattacaggcggattctttaccaactgagccacaagggaaacccaagaatactggaatgggtgagcctatcccttctccatcggatcttcccgacccgggaattggaccagggtctcctgcatcgcaggcagattctttaccaactgagccatcagggaagctgccAGTTTCTATTATAGTCGATTTACAGCAttgtttctgctctacagcagagtGAGCCAGTTATACacatggcttcccttgtagcgcagttgataaagaatctacctacagtggagacccaggttcgattcccaggtcgggaagatcccctggggaaggaagtggcaacccattccagtattcttgcctagagaatcccatggagaggagcctggcaggctagtccatggggtcacaaaaagcacCACCACTGTTTTAGATTCTGTCCCAATATGGGTAATtagaatattgagtagacttctctgtgctatacagtaggttcctaGTACCTATTttctgtcaatcccaatctcctgatttatccctcctggCCTTTCCCCACTGGTAGCTGCAAGTTTGTTCTTTGCATCTGTGACTGTTTTGAAAATAACTTCATTTACaccatttttaaagattccacatataagcaatgtcaTGGTATTTGGCTATTAGTTCAttcagtgtgataatctctaggtccgttcatgttgctgcaaatggcattgcaTTCTTTTTATAACTAATATTCTACCGTGTatgtatagatacacacacatacacatacattatgacatctttgtccattcacccatggatggacatttaggttccttccatgtcttcgctattgtaaatagtgctgcattggggtgcatatatctttccaagtttgttttctctagatatatgacCAGGAGTgatattgctggatcataaagtagctctaattttatttttttaagaaatagtgcaattttttttttttttttgtcttggccacactgcacagcatgtgggattttagttccccaaccagggatcaaacccttgctccctgcattggaagtagtcttaaccactgaaccaccagggaagttacaaTACCGTAATCTTTTGACGGGTGATTGTGGCCTTGGCCCTCTCCCAGTGAGCTACTCCTTTGgatatttgtttctttctataACCTTTAACACTGCATTACTCCAAAGGAAAAGTCCTGGAGTAAAGGACTTCAACATACACAAGTGAGTCGCCTGGTATGAATTCTCATTTCTCCTAAATTGTGAGTCATATATGCAAAAGCACAGCTTATGGTACTCCCCCTCCCTACTCTACCTCAAAGCTCAGAAAAGAGCACCATGCATATATAAAGGAAAACAGATGTCAGGTGTGCCCTGGAGCAGGAGTGGGGAGGTCACTGAAGGAAAAATCTTTGAGCAAGCAGTTACTTTGGAAAGAATCCCAACCCCTCCCCCAGGCTCATAGTTGGCATTTTTCTCACTGAATTGTATGGACTCCTGCTAAAACCACATCCACTTAAGGCTTTCAGTGATTTTTAGCAGCACAAATCCACAacgtgctgtgcttagtcactcagttgtgtctttttgtgactccatggactgaagcccgccaggctcctctgtccgttgggGATTCTTCAgataagtatactggagtgggttgccatttcctactccaggggatcttcccgacccagggattgaacccaggtctcccgcattgcaggccgattctttaccatctgagacaccagggaagcccacagtgtaCAAGCTctcaaaaaataaattggaatttGCTGGTAGTTGAAAACATGCCCCCACAGTATCGGAAATCTGCTTTGGACAGCCAACAGGCATGCAGTCCACCAAACCACCACTGAACCAAAGGATGGACCTGAAGGACTTCAGTGGGATAAATATAAACTACCAGCATTATAATCATTTTAAACTTTATCTGCAACATCTATCAAGATGGCTGTCACAGCAGCTGCTTTAATTCAGTGGAAAGTGCATAGCATCTTTTTCTTGTGTATGTTAAAAGTCCTTTAGTCAAGGACTTTTCCTTTGGAATAACGCAATATTAAAGGTTATAGAAAGAACCAAATATCCCAAGTAGTGCACATTTTTATACAGTATCCAAAGAAAACTTTTTCAATGCAGTGATTTTTAAGTATCGTTCACAGCCCCAGACGGTCATAAATCTAGCCCCAAACCAGCAAGTTGGGCCCTCAGTTCTTATGGACAAAGTCTGTGGGAACTGGCACCAATTGCCACAAAATGAGCTTTTGCAAGAAAAGGCTTATGGCCTACGAGGGGGTCATTAACCAGACTTTTCTCATAGAATTAAGAGTTGTATGGTATGACCTAAATGCAAGTCACCAGTCAGTAAGACATTGTGTCAGTTAATTCAAGTACCCTGGTTTAAATTCCATTACTGAGAGGGTTCTGGCTGCTAGCCCAGGTCGCAGCTCCAAGCACATGCACGCAGATGGTCAGAACTTTACAAGGAGGCTTTGTTATCAGGACTTTTTTCAAGTTGGTTAAGATTTTTGCTGCTCTTCTTGCAGTTTTGCCAGTGTAGTTGTAGTTATTGGTTAAACCCTAAACCCTGCAGTTCAGATGGAATTTACATCAATGCAACATTTACCAGTGAcctaattagtttttttttttttaatatttatatggcTACTCTGGGTCTtaagtttcagcatgtgggatctttagttgtggcatttgaacTACCATAAgacgtctgggccaccagggaagcccactatgtACAAGCTCTCAAACAGTAAATTAGAATTTGCTGGTAGTTGAAAACATGCCCTCACAGTAGCAGAAGACATCACTTATGGGAtcaagttctctgaccagggatcgaatccaggccccttgcattgggagtgaagtcttagccactggaccaccagagaagtcccctaatTAGATTTTAAGAAAATCATGTCTAATGGCTCAAATGAGTTACTTACATATCTATAGCTTAAGCAGATGCACACGTAATAAACATGTACTGCTTGAATTATTACATCTCATGGGCACCGTGCTGCCTGAGTTTGATGTTCTCTTGAGCCAATCTTGTTTTCTTCCCTACAACTGAAACCGAACCCCTGCCAAGTCTACCATTCTCAGTCCTCATCTGACTTGACCCATTTACAACAGGTAACCCTGTGGACCTGCTCCTTCCTAAAATGCTGTCCACTGGGCCTCCAGGCGGCCTCTCCCTTGGTTTTCCTACATCAAAGTCAGTTCCCTCTTAATCACTCTGTAGGTTCATCATGTTGACCAATCTCTGCATTGGAGGGCTGAGTCCATCCCGTCTAGGTCACCTCACTCAGTGTTTTAGCTTCAAATGTCATACATTTGTCCCAGCAGACATCCTTCTAGACAACTTTGCTTTTAGAAAAGACGTAGCTACACTAGTACCTAATTTCACAAATCGAACAAAATCCAGAGaaaatttctccttctctgggaAAAAAAGGTCACAATTGAAAACAGCATTCAGCATTTCTTCTGCAGTGAGCCCTCAATAGACAGCATGCACCCCAGAACTACACTCAACATCTCTATATCAAGCTGCCATAGCTTTGAGATATGAGCATCTGTGCTTATCTCAATTACTCTCTCTCGTATTATACATCACTGTTCTCTTTGCTTTTACCTGGCCTCCCAGCACCCAAAATGACCCTTTAGATCAGATCACATCACCCTTCCACACAAAGCCCTCTTGGGGCTTCTGTGTGATTTGGTTTCTTTTCCTGTGCACTTACTTCTGTAGCTCAGGTCCTCCTGCTGTCTTGGGCCCAGCATCCTGGCCACCTGAACCTGTCAACCACACTACTTCAACATGCTACTCTTTTGCCTGGCATGCTTCGCTCCCAGATACCCACATAATCTCCTTCCTTTTCAGCTTCCGCTTACTAGACGTGACACAAAACACATGCCTTCTGATGTGTACAGTAAGTACCTACCACCTGTTATTCTTGAACACTATCTTGAGCCAGATGACACCAACTAGAAAACGATCCAAAATAAGCCTTCTTAGGCAACGACTTGGACTCTTCACTTCCTAGTCTCTATATTGCTATTCCTGTTCTTCCAGCCTTTTCCATGCAAGCTCACAGCTTATGTTACTTCTCCCACTATGATTGTCACCTTCATAGCACTGACCCCTGCCTGAAAAGTCTCCCATTAGTACATTTCAGAGGTAAGTGGCCTCCTCTATCACTGGCATGTTATCTACACTACTTAACAACAGAATGCTTAGAATTGCCCTCAGCACGACTGCAGTTTCCAATTATTTGGACTGTCACCAGGGGGCACTACCAACCTGTCTGAGGCTCTGCACCGTACCACGGACTCTGGACGTCACTTGGTTGTAAGGTTCCAAGTTTCGCCCTGTATTCCCCCATTCAATCTGGGCTGGCACAATCAAGACAGGCAGAAAGCGCGAGGATGTTTTTCTTGCATCTGTAGTGGAAACCTTAGCAGACAGTAACTGCTTCAGGTCTGTCAAATGATGCATTTTCATATTGATACCCACACCTTTTTACAGATAGAgcatttgtttctctctctgcccACCAACTACTCCACAGTCCATTTATAAACTTCATCTTTTCAAACAATGGCCCGTAAATCTTTCCTATAAAGGGCCACATGGGTACCTCAGGGCTCTCCGGAGACCCTTAGATCTGTCACTGATCTGTTCTTGCAATGTCAGAACCAGCCAGTACCAGCCAATACAGGGCATGGTAGTGCCCTAGTAAAACtggacaaactttattttttcatgtccCATAAGCTACTGTGAACCACTTAAAAAATGTAAGCACCACCTTAGCCACAAAACAGGTGGTGGGCGAGCCAGTCTGTCATCCCTGTTCCAAGGAGTTTGACAGAAGTATTCCAGATGTCTAGATTTCTCTAGAACTCAGCTCTAAAATAAGCTCAGACAGTACTTTGCTTCCAACTGTGTTAGtctctctttattcttttgtaaaCTTCCAGATTAACCACTTCCGTTTGTAGGTGATGAATGTGTAAGCAATCCACTTCAAGTGTTGGTTGGCACTGTCATGAGCATGGTCTTTCCCTTTACTCCACTCAGTTACTTCTGATTCTTGTATATTCCAAGTCCCGGAAGTGGTTTCACTGTAGACGTTATCTGAAGGTGCTTTCTAGTGGTAGGCTACAACCAGACTCTAGCTGCTCCAGGAAGGCTACAAGGATGGATTTAGACATGACATATTAAACTAAGAGGCATTCTTTCCAATGAGTTTAAATGCGTTTTATTTTTAGACAACCTACATGACACGTTTTTCTCAAAAACAATGCCTCCGCTCCAAATAAATCAACGttcaaaacaaatgaagagctcgAGATGACATCAGTCCCATCTGTCTAAGTCCTGGTGTTGTGTGGATGAAAAGCAGTGGCCAGCCAGTTATGACGACAGGTGATTGATCCAAAGTAACTGCCAACTTTGTTACTGGGAAAACAAGGAAGAGCCCATTAACACACCTTTGTGGCATGAAAGTAGCTCACGTTTCTAGGCTTCAGATGTACTCCCCTATTCAATCCGAGctgtcacacacacagacagacagaaagcGCGGGGATGTTGCTTTTGCATCCTAGTGCAAACCAAAGGAACAACTGCAGACTGTTCAAGGTCTATCAGTGGATGCACAACCATCCTTACCAAGTCAGAGAAGCATTCTGAGAAGGCCCACCCACCCTATTCCAACAAAAACCTCACACATTCTTTGAACAATCCCTTTGGCAAGACATCTGTACTGTCCTTTGACGTTTGTGGTCACTGCTGCCCCGATCCTGTTTAGGGTAGATTGTTTTTGCACCAAGCAGCTTGTTTTAGTTTCCCAACCCAGTGCTAAACCCCGGCCCTTGGCAGTGgcagcccagagtcctaaccactggaccaccagggaattccctagtgtaGCCTTAAATTTATCTTACTCCTAATTTACATGGAAGCTGCTGAAAGCCAAGACAAATGAGTGGTTTCATTTCTCCTTTAGCAGTTCCTTGCCCAGCAGACATTCATTTAATTTTACTGAAGCAACTAGCCTATCAGGTCAGCAGCCTGCTCTAAATTGTACTTACTAAAAGCTAGTAACAGCATGGCCTTTCCAACCAGCTGCCAATATTATCATTAAGTGGTTTATTTGTTAAAGGTTGTAATATCTCTATTTTTACATGACTGATTTCAACCCACTTCTTTATACTTACACATTTTTCCATCTCTAAACCATCCTTAAAGAAAATCATATATGGGGTTACACCATCCTCACGGTAGTCCAGCAGAGCAACCATGCCATCTGGATTCATGTTTTCACCAATAAAGAACTTAGGAAGCAAACAAATACCCAGAATTAGATTATACAGGAATGCACTGTATCAAAACACAATAAATCAAAGGATTCAGAACACCAATATCTAATCAAGGCACTATTTAGTCAGCAACTAATGAGTTCTGATGAGGAAAATGCTCACTAATCAAACTTCGGTTCATGCAAAGTACTAATAACCAAATGTTAGGAGTTCAGAGCAATCCAGGGACACTGCGCTCCCTGGAAACCTAACCCCACACATCTCAGTCTAAACCCTACAAACAAGGCTGTTTACAAAGTCAAGCACAAGAGAACACAAGGCCACCAATGAGAAGAGCACATCCCATGAGAAGTTATCTTATGGCCAGAGGATGTGTGAAAACCAGGTTGTGTTCAGTAAAAGAAAGTCACTGGAGTTTCTCCACAGGACAAGCTCAGATCAGAAACAGCTTCAGTGGCAACAAGACACACTGGTATtgtaaaaagaaaaccagaagacTAGTTCGGAGTAAACAAGTAATTCCAAAGAACTGGGAAATGTTGAGTCGAGTAAGATTTTGGAAGCAGAAGACAAGATCTGGAAACACTCTTGCTTGGGAGCAGAGAAGGCAACTCGCTACAGCCCAGACTGCTGAAGTAAAATCTGTATTTAAACTGctcaaaacacagaaaaataactCCAACTTAATTACATCAGAGGCTCATCAAATAACTCATGTTTTGCTCAGTTAAAATTATACAATCCTTTGatccaaatattttaaagttatttaccTGATAGTTTTTGAAATTAGCAAGGATGTGCTTGATTTGTTCTGCAGCCCCTGTCATAAAAGGTTTTACTCTTTCTGGTCTCTGTTCTTCAAGTTTCCCTTTGATTCTAAAACAACATATTGACACATTCATCAGTTCTGAGCAAAGTTTCCATTCAGTAAAAGTTCCAAACTGAAACCACCAAAATATCATGGAGATTACTAACTCATACGAGGGATGTTTTAAGGCTGTTCCTAACTTTGAATTTCACCTCAGCTTATTCTATACCAAAGGACTAttctaaaaaaaagtaaaaccacaCTGCACCCGCCAGTATCCTCATATTTATAAAAAAGCAGCCCCCCTTCTGTGCTCATCAATAgcaaaaaagcctttgacaagcACGCCTGCTGTTAAAAATCTCAAAGGAAGCCAACCCCTAAATCCTATAGGATTTTCAGACATCAGTTGGGTGTGTCAGTATCACTTACGACTTCATGTAATCTTTGATGTACTTCTTGTAGGCTTCTTTTGTGAAGCTGGTTTCCTGCAAGTGATGGTTCATGACAATGTCGACACCAGTGATTACTGTGCTTTCGGTACCTTCGCCCTCGGGGCCTTCAGCGGAGGCATTTCCACCAATGAGCGAGTCATCGATGTTACCCTCTGTCCTACTGACCATCTGCATTAAGAAAAGTTTAGTCGCTAACACATCCTCGACCTTACCATAAACGCATCGAAGAATCTATGCTGGCAGCCCTTTCATCCGTCATCCTTCAACACTTAATTCTCGTTCAAAACCATGAACTATATGGGGGGAGAAAAAATCTATGCCCTTCTTTCCCCTGAAACATCTCAGTTCCACAACTCTTCGTTGGCCCAAACGAAAAAGGGGTCATTTTACAACCCGGTGGAAGTTTTGCATGGGATGTCGGGTTGCTGAGCAAAGAAAAACCAGGCAAACGATAAAACGCTTGGGTCGCCCAAACCGGAGACAACCTGTCTGTCCCGGACAGCCTGGGAGGGAGGATGGGCGTCGAAGCGGCGGACCTATTTCCAGGCTCAGCTCCGCCTCCAGTTTTCTAGAAAAACCCGAGCCCGGAAAGAGAGTCTCCTCCGCCAGGAGGCAACGGAGAGGATTGCACAACCTCGGGCGGGGGAGCGGCGGAAACCCGAGCCCGCCCGCCTTCGCCTCCCCCCAGTGCCGCGGACGGGGCCGTGGCCCTGGCCCGGCCGACTCACCTTCCCCTCCACCTCCAGACACAGCCCGTCCGCGACCTCCCGGATCTTGTAGATGTCGGAGAACATCTCGTCATCTGCTCGGGGACACAGATCCACCCGTCACGAGGCGCCCGCGGCCCGAGCGGGCGCCATTTCCCGCGCCGCGCCGCCCCTCCCCGGGCGCCCCGGGCCCCGGCGCGCGCCCCCAAGCAGCGCCCCTCCTCAGACCCACGACAGCGGCGgcagaggcggcggcggcggcgaccgGCCCCCCGTCTCCACCCATATGCCGCCGCGTGCCCTGCGCGCCGTGTGAGGAGCAGTGCAGTCCCGACTCACGGCTAATGAGGTCCCGGTAGATGATCATGATGGCGACTGGAGGGAGGCGACAGCGGCGCTGGCTTAGCAGGAGCCCGGAGCTCAGAGCGAGCGCAGTGCGGCCGGAGCGGCgctcggggggaggggggagcgggCGGAAAAGGCCGACTCTGCCGCTCCCCGACCTCATATAGAGGGCACGTCCCTCTACGTCATCGCGCGCGGCGCCTCCGGAAGCGCCGCGAGGGGTGACGCGTCACGCAGAGCTGCGCGAGGGGCGGGGCCGCAGTGCGGgccgtgggggaggggaggggcgcaTCCGGGGACTTGGCATCGGGGTACCAGGCTGCGCGTTCCACCCCGGGCTCGCCCGGCGGCTCTGGgaaaggggaaggcagaggagggggtggggcgggggggaaatGCCGGACGGCGCGAGGGAGAGGAATGGTAGGTGAGGAGCGcgcggggggagggaggaggaagacgcTCCCCGGTCCTGAGTGGTGGAGGCGGCGCCTGGGGCCCGGCCGCTCGCGACACCCCAGGGTCGGCCCTGGTAGGTGCCGCCCGGGTGGGGCTTAGATGAAATCTCAAGTTTCCGCCCCAGGCCTGGTGCCGCGCAAGCTCCCGCTGTTTCTGGGAACTGAAAGCGTCAGCTGCTGTGAAGGACTTTGCGTTTACGGAGGGTTCCCTGGACGATGAGGGCAGAGGACTTGGCTTGTGTCCAGCCCCTGTGATCTCTGAGGACCTCAGAGAACTTTTCAGCGCTTGTCCTAGGGCTGCCCCACTTCGAGTTTCCTGATTGCTTTGTGGGGCGGAGCCAAGTCCGGTCTGTGGGACCCACCTCGGCCTGCCTGCCCCCTGGGAATGATAGTGGGGGGCGTAGAGTCTGGAAAGGGGcttgggaaggaaggaagctgtCAAGGAAGTTTGCACAGCTTTCCTGTCTCTCAGTTTGGTCCCGTATTTGAAAGCTTGTGGTTCCTAAGGCagctaaagaatcttcctgtttctgttttgcgcTTAGTCTAGAATTAGGTCctttgtttgaaaaaaaggatgtgTTGTCACTTTAAAGTGTAGTTGaggtaaattaatttaaaaaataaaaataaagtgtagTTAAGATAATAACCCAGGAGCTAGGTTAAACATACAAAGAAGGCGCTTTCCACCTGCCCAAATTTTATTTGGACTTTAGACTCAATTACTcggtactgaaaaaaaaaaaaatgaccggTTTAGTGACATCTTTGGTTTAAAGGCAAATGATTATGAAATAGGAGAGGTTCTTCC encodes:
- the TPT1 gene encoding translationally-controlled tumor protein, producing the protein MIIYRDLISHDEMFSDIYKIREVADGLCLEVEGKMVSRTEGNIDDSLIGGNASAEGPEGEGTESTVITGVDIVMNHHLQETSFTKEAYKKYIKDYMKSIKGKLEEQRPERVKPFMTGAAEQIKHILANFKNYQFFIGENMNPDGMVALLDYREDGVTPYMIFFKDGLEMEKC